A single Paenibacillus sp. FSL R5-0517 DNA region contains:
- a CDS encoding AraC family transcriptional regulator: MPKPKKPVIEYRHYSLPIDFPVLLLSGDRWRISDIKSEHLHFHNHMEIGICYSDEGVMEIKGESVPFRAGDVTFIPRYLPHTTYSSPNNASLWAYIFFSPEELFRHSLKTAQNHIEPNLWAIQGTNCILNKEQHPKIHSLATSIVEEIKQQSPYYRESAYGLLMSLYIELLRLHASNESWSAQNQERERDLQGDLVISPVLEFITKNYMMPVTIDYLADLCHLSTTHFRRKFHEIMGTTPLDFLNSTRIEEACKRLKSTDASILSISEQVGFRSISSFNRCFFKLMGQSPKAWRKAAHTEAQSAKASILEFTGWV; encoded by the coding sequence ATGCCCAAACCGAAGAAACCTGTCATTGAATATCGTCACTACAGCCTGCCCATTGATTTCCCTGTCCTGTTACTCAGTGGAGACCGCTGGAGAATATCCGATATCAAGAGTGAGCATCTTCATTTCCATAACCACATGGAGATTGGCATCTGTTATTCGGATGAGGGGGTCATGGAGATTAAGGGGGAATCTGTACCGTTTCGGGCAGGCGACGTCACGTTCATTCCCCGTTACCTTCCGCATACCACATATAGTTCACCTAATAACGCCAGCCTGTGGGCTTATATCTTTTTTTCACCGGAAGAACTCTTCCGCCATTCACTCAAAACAGCCCAAAACCACATTGAACCGAATCTATGGGCGATTCAGGGAACCAATTGCATTCTGAATAAGGAGCAGCATCCCAAAATTCACTCACTCGCAACATCAATCGTAGAAGAGATTAAGCAGCAGTCCCCCTATTATCGGGAGAGCGCGTACGGCTTATTGATGTCTCTATACATCGAACTGCTTCGACTTCATGCAAGCAACGAGAGCTGGTCAGCCCAGAATCAGGAACGGGAACGAGACCTCCAAGGAGACTTGGTCATCTCACCCGTGCTGGAGTTTATCACCAAAAACTATATGATGCCTGTGACCATCGATTACCTCGCTGATCTGTGTCATCTGAGTACAACGCATTTTCGCCGCAAGTTCCATGAAATTATGGGAACCACACCGCTTGATTTTCTGAACAGTACCCGAATTGAAGAGGCATGCAAGCGATTGAAAAGCACGGACGCCTCCATCCTGTCCATCTCCGAGCAAGTCGGCTTCCGATCCATCTCCAGCTTTAACCGCTGCTTCTTCAAACTGATGGGACAATCACCCAAAGCCTGGCGCAAAGCAGCCCATACAGAAGCACAGTCTGCAAAAGCATCAATACTGGAATTCACGGGGTGGGTATGA
- a CDS encoding glycoside hydrolase family 88 protein translates to MLQVKYDREQILHVIENVTKKTLDMDMTWDWPGGVAYYGVSRAYQTTGNQEILDRLVKWADEYIELGLPSWTVNTCAMGHVLITLYEETGDQKYWDIVLSKVDYLQNYALRFGDNVLQHTVSVSNDFPEQAWADTLFMAAFFLLRVGSKLKDEAMIQDALNQYYWHIKYLQDPSSSLWYHGYNNINKDHMSGFYWGRANAWGAYTMSQVKPQLNDWYLYPQCMDVECALRDQLAALKLVQTENGLWRTVLDDVESYEEVSASAGIAAAMINNGNPLHTKYVQKALEGILNNISEDGRVLGVSGGTAVMKDRDGYRNIPKDWIQGWGQGLALAFLSDMLR, encoded by the coding sequence ATGCTTCAAGTGAAATATGACAGAGAACAGATTCTTCACGTAATCGAGAATGTTACCAAGAAAACACTGGATATGGATATGACATGGGATTGGCCCGGCGGTGTGGCCTATTATGGTGTATCCAGAGCCTATCAGACGACAGGCAACCAAGAGATTCTGGACAGGCTGGTGAAATGGGCAGACGAATATATCGAGCTGGGTCTGCCAAGTTGGACGGTAAATACATGTGCCATGGGTCATGTGCTCATCACTTTATATGAAGAAACAGGGGATCAGAAGTATTGGGATATTGTTCTCAGCAAGGTTGATTATCTTCAGAACTATGCACTTCGCTTTGGAGACAATGTGCTTCAGCATACAGTATCCGTGTCCAATGATTTTCCGGAACAGGCTTGGGCGGACACCTTGTTTATGGCGGCATTTTTCCTGCTCCGTGTAGGTAGCAAATTAAAGGATGAAGCCATGATTCAGGATGCGCTGAATCAGTATTACTGGCATATCAAGTACCTTCAAGATCCAAGCAGCAGTCTGTGGTATCACGGCTATAACAATATCAACAAGGATCATATGTCCGGATTTTACTGGGGGAGAGCGAACGCTTGGGGCGCCTATACGATGTCTCAAGTGAAACCGCAATTGAACGACTGGTATCTGTATCCGCAGTGTATGGATGTAGAATGTGCTCTTCGCGATCAATTGGCGGCTCTGAAGCTGGTACAGACCGAGAACGGCTTGTGGCGTACGGTGCTGGATGACGTAGAATCGTATGAAGAGGTATCAGCTTCCGCGGGTATTGCAGCGGCAATGATTAATAACGGCAACCCACTGCATACCAAATATGTGCAAAAGGCACTCGAAGGCATCCTGAACAACATTAGCGAAGATGGCCGTGTGCTTGGTGTATCTGGCGGTACAGCCGTGATGAAGGATCGGGATGGCTATCGCAATATTCCTAAAGACTGGATTCAAGGCTGGGGTCAGGGCCTGGCACTCGCTTTTCTGTCCGATATGTTGAGATAG
- the gnpA gene encoding 1,3-beta-galactosyl-N-acetylhexosamine phosphorylase, translating to MSKLTKGSFTLPGESGYEALTLELADRWGADVIRDSDGTKLSDEIINAGYGIYSTICIIRDHNEWASRNLDKLQQCFLITNPKVAVQDYVSIYLMEDFFAEQFRVNDSKEAFKYWQVYDRTTGEEVPRAQWNYERESGNVVITGVAPWHKYTVSFMVYRIWEEISMYNHTTNNWDKEHLMQIDPIYTETQTYLLDWMETWCQNHPETTVVRFTSLFYNFAWIWGSDERNRHLFSDWGSYDFTVSSRALDLFAQKFGYSLSAEDFVNGGKYQVTHMPADQRKLDWMAFINDFVIEFGKKLIDMVHKHNKLAYVFYDDSWVGMEPYNDRFQEFGFDGMIKCVFSGYEARMCSGVKADTHEIRLHPYLFPVGLGGLPTFKEGGDPTLDAKKYWINIRRALLREPIDRIGLGGYLHLVEPYPDFVDYIEKIAHEFREMKELHQKGKPYQIKTKVAVLHSWGKLRSWTLSGHFHETHMHDLIHVNEALAGLPVDVQFIDFEDIRQGVLKDVDVVINAGSAGSAWSGGEHWKDHQCVDILTQWVYEGGTFMGINQPTATHGYDSYFRMAHVLGVDEDTGARVVHGKWSYEVSDEYGLVPEGASILPKKNIYLTDGSAAVMSETNGQITLSTHAFGKGKGIYLPSFEFSWANTRLLLNLIRFAGNEFHETLYITDNLYTECAYYPESNILVVINNSDQVQSTTIHTEHGKQTMELEPYDTVITKIGLTKSVSP from the coding sequence TTGTCCAAATTAACCAAAGGCTCCTTTACACTGCCGGGAGAATCCGGTTATGAGGCACTTACGCTGGAACTTGCCGATCGCTGGGGTGCTGATGTGATCCGTGATAGTGACGGTACGAAATTGTCCGACGAGATTATTAATGCCGGATATGGCATCTATTCAACCATTTGCATCATTCGGGATCATAATGAGTGGGCATCCCGTAATCTGGATAAGCTGCAGCAATGTTTTCTCATTACGAATCCGAAGGTCGCTGTACAAGATTATGTATCCATCTATCTGATGGAGGATTTTTTTGCTGAACAATTCAGGGTGAATGATTCCAAAGAAGCATTTAAGTATTGGCAGGTATATGATCGAACGACTGGAGAAGAGGTACCAAGAGCACAATGGAATTATGAAAGGGAATCTGGCAATGTAGTGATTACTGGCGTTGCTCCCTGGCATAAATACACGGTAAGTTTCATGGTCTATCGGATCTGGGAAGAGATCTCCATGTACAATCATACAACGAATAATTGGGATAAAGAGCATCTGATGCAGATTGACCCGATCTATACGGAAACGCAAACGTATCTACTAGATTGGATGGAAACGTGGTGTCAAAACCATCCGGAAACAACGGTTGTACGTTTTACATCGCTATTTTATAATTTCGCCTGGATCTGGGGCAGTGATGAGCGGAACCGCCATCTGTTCTCGGATTGGGGTTCCTATGATTTCACGGTAAGTTCGAGAGCGCTGGATCTATTTGCTCAGAAATTTGGGTATTCACTCTCAGCCGAGGACTTTGTGAATGGCGGTAAATATCAGGTCACTCATATGCCTGCGGATCAGCGCAAACTGGACTGGATGGCATTTATCAATGATTTTGTCATTGAATTCGGTAAGAAATTAATTGATATGGTGCACAAGCATAACAAGCTGGCGTATGTCTTCTATGATGACAGCTGGGTGGGAATGGAGCCGTACAATGATCGCTTTCAGGAGTTTGGATTCGACGGCATGATCAAATGTGTGTTCTCCGGTTATGAGGCTAGAATGTGCTCAGGCGTTAAGGCTGATACCCATGAGATTCGATTGCATCCCTACTTGTTCCCGGTTGGCTTAGGCGGGCTTCCTACCTTCAAGGAAGGCGGAGATCCTACCCTTGATGCAAAGAAATATTGGATTAATATTCGGCGTGCGCTGCTGCGTGAGCCGATCGATCGGATAGGATTGGGTGGGTATTTGCATCTGGTTGAGCCTTATCCTGATTTTGTGGATTACATTGAGAAGATTGCCCATGAATTCAGGGAAATGAAAGAGCTCCATCAGAAGGGAAAACCTTATCAGATCAAGACAAAAGTAGCCGTTCTGCATAGCTGGGGCAAGTTAAGATCGTGGACCTTGTCCGGTCATTTTCATGAAACGCATATGCATGATCTGATTCATGTGAATGAGGCATTAGCCGGATTACCTGTTGACGTGCAGTTTATTGATTTTGAGGATATTCGTCAGGGCGTATTGAAGGATGTGGATGTTGTCATTAATGCGGGTTCTGCGGGTTCAGCATGGAGCGGTGGAGAGCACTGGAAAGACCACCAATGTGTAGACATCCTAACCCAGTGGGTGTACGAAGGCGGTACATTTATGGGGATCAACCAGCCCACAGCGACCCACGGGTACGACAGCTATTTTAGAATGGCTCATGTGCTTGGGGTAGATGAGGATACAGGTGCAAGGGTTGTTCATGGAAAATGGTCCTATGAGGTTAGTGATGAGTATGGTTTGGTGCCTGAGGGGGCCAGCATACTTCCGAAAAAGAACATTTATCTTACTGATGGATCAGCAGCTGTAATGAGTGAAACGAATGGTCAGATCACGTTGTCCACACATGCTTTTGGAAAAGGAAAAGGGATCTACCTGCCTTCCTTCGAATTCAGCTGGGCAAATACAAGATTACTTCTGAATTTGATTCGATTTGCGGGCAATGAATTCCATGAAACATTGTACATCACGGATAACTTGTATACCGAGTGCGCTTACTACCCTGAAAGCAACATATTGGTTGTGATCAATAATAGCGATCAGGTTCAGTCCACGACGATCCATACAGAGCATGGGAAACAGACCATGGAATTGGAGCCGTATGATACGGTGATCACCAAAATTGGTTTAACCAAATCGGTATCCCCATAG